GTCATGGGCATGCGTCACTTCGATGTCCAGCTCATCGGTGGCGCCGCGCTGCACGAGGGCAAGATCGCCGAGATGCGTACCGGTGAGGGCAAGACCCTGGTGGGTACCCTGCCGGTCTACCTCAATGCCCTGTCCGGCAAAGGCGTGCACGTGGTCACGGTGAACGACTACCTGGCCCGCCGCGACGCCAACTGGATGCGGCCGCTGTACGAATTCCTCGGCCTGTCGGTCGGCATCATCCTGCCGTTCCAGCCGCCGGAAGAGAAACGTGCCGCCTACGCTTCGGACATCACCTACGGCACCAACAACGAGTTCGGCTTCGACTACCTGCGCGACAACATGGCCTTCAGCCTGGCCGAGAAGTACCAGCGCGAGCTGAACTTCGCGGTGGTCGACGAAGTGGACTCCATCCTCATCGACGAAGCCCGGACTCCGCTGATCATCTCCGGCCAGGCCGAAGACAGCTCCGAGCTGTACCAGAAGATCAATCAGCTGATCCCGCGCCTCAAGCAGCACATCGAGGAAGAGGAAGGCAATCCCACCCAGGTCGGCCACTACACCATCGATGAAAAGACCCGCCAGGTGGAAATCACCGAGCTGGGTCATCAGTACATCGAGGAAATGCTCACCGATACCGGCCTGCTGGCCGAGGGCGAGAGCCTCTACTCCGCGCACAACCTGGGCCTGCTGACCCACGTGTTCGCCGGTCTGCGCGCCCACACCCTGTTCCATCGCAACGTCGAGTACATCGTCCAACAGGACCAGGTGCTGCTGATCGACGAGCACACCGGCCGGACCATGCCGGGCCGGCGTCTTTCCGAGGGCCTGCACCAGGCCATCGAAGCCAAGGAAGGACTGCCGATCCAACCCGAGAGCCAGACCCTGGCCTCCACCACCTTCCAGAACTACTTCCGCCTCTACAACAAGCTCGGTGGCATGACCGGTACCGCCGACACCGAGGCCTTCGAATTCCGCCAGATCTACAACCTCGACGTGCTGGTGATCCCGACCCACCGGGCCATCGCCCGGAAGGACTTCAACGACCTGGTCTACCTGACCCAGGCCGAGAAGTACCAGGCCATCATCGAGGACGTGAAGCAGTGCCAGGCCCAGGGCCGTCCGGTGCTGGTGGGTACCGCCTCCATCGAGAGCTCCGAGTACGTCGACCAGCTGCTGACCCAGGCCGGCATCGAGCACAAGGTGCTCAACGCCAAGTACCACGAGCGCGAAGCCGAGATCATCGCCCAGGCCGGTCGTCCGGGCGCCGTGACCATCGCCACCAACATGGCCGGTCGCGGGACCGACATCCTGCTCGGCGGCAACTGGGAAGTCGAAGTCGCCGCCCTGGAGAATCCCACCGAGGAGCAGATCGCCGCGATCAAGGCTGCCTGGCAGGAACGCCACAAGCAGGTCATCGACGCCGGCGGCCTGCATGTGATCGCCTCCGAGCGCCATGAATCCCGCCGCATCGACAACCAGCTGCGCGGCCGTGCCGGTCGCCAGGGCGACCCGGGTTCCAGCCGCTTCTACCTGTCGCTGGAAGACAACCTGATGCGCATCTTCGCCTCCGACCGGGTGAAGAACTTCATGAAGGCCCTGGGCATGCAGGGTGGCGAGGCCATCGAGCACCGCATGGTCACCAACGCCATCGAGAAGGCGCAGCGCAAGGTCGAAGGCCGCAACTTCGACATCCGCAAGCAACTGCTGGAATACGACGACGTGGCCAACGAGCAGCGCAAGGTGATCTATCACATGCGCGACACCCTGTTGGCCAATGAAGACGTCGGCGACACCATCCAGGGCTTCCGCGAGGAAACCCTGACCCAGGTGATCAACGAGCACATTCCGCCGCAATCGCTGCCCGAGCAGTGGGACATCCCCGGCCTGGAAGCCGAGATCTACAGCGTCTTCGGCCTGCAACTACCCATTGGCCAGTGGCTGGACGAGGACGACAAGCTCTATGAGGACACCCTGCGGGTGAAGATCCTCCAGCAGCTCGAAGCCGCCTACATGGAGAAGGAAGATCTGGCCGGTCGCGAGGCGCTGCGCAACTTCGAGAAGCAGATGCTGCTGCGCGTGGTCGACGACCTCTGGAAGGACCACCTCACCACCATGGATCACCTGCGCCACGGTATCCATCTGCGCGGCTACGCCCAGAAGAACCCCAAGCAGGAGTACAAGCGCGAGTCCTTCACCCTGTTCCAGGAGCTGCTGGACAGCATCAAGCGCGACACCATCCGCGTGCTCTCCCATGTCCAGGTGCGTCGCGAAGACCCGGCCGAGGAAGAAGAGCGCATGCGTCGCGAAGCCGAGGCCCTGGCGCAGCGCATGCAGTTCCAGCACGCCGAGGCGCCTTCGCTGGTCGACCCCGAGGTGATCGGCGAAGAGCCGGGCGAGGACACCGTGGTGCCCCTGCAGCCCCAGCGCAACGACCAGAAGATCGGTCGCAACGAGCCGTGCCCCTGTGGTTCCGGCAAGAAGTACAAGCAGTGTCACGGTAAGCTCGACTGAGGGTTCAGGACTGCCAGCCGTCGCCTTGGGCGCCGGCGGTAGTCCGCAGCGGGTGGCAGCCCGTCGGCAGCGTCGACGCCAGGCTGTAAACTCCGCCCGCTAGGCTGTCTGCTTCAGGTTCTTCGCGTTGCCTCAGGGACGCGGGAATCTCGGTTTCCACGCCGCGACCGGTCTTTCCGCTCGCGGCGTTTCCTTTTCTTTCACTGGAGTTTTCCCATGGCTGTCGGTCTCGGTCCGCTCTCCACGCTGCACCCGGTTCCCGGTTTCGAACTCGGTATCGCCTCTGCCGGCATCAAGCGCCCCGGGCGCAAGGACGTGGTGGTGATGCGCTGTGCCGAAGGCTCCAGCGTAGCCGGTGTCTTCACCCTCAACGCCTTCTGCGCCGCACCGGTGATCATCGCCCGCCAGCGTTTCGCCGGTCCGGTGCGCTACCTGCTGACCAACACCGGCAACGCCAATGCCGGGACCGGCCAGTCAGGCCTGGCCGCCGCCGAGCGCACCACCAAGACCCTGGCCACCCTGGCCAGCGTCGGTGAGGAGGCGGTGCTGCCGTTCTCCACCGGCGTGATCGGCGAACCGCTGCCGGTGGAGAAGATCGAGGCCGCCTTGCCGGTCGCCCTGGCCGATCTGGCCGAGGATAACTGGGCCGCCGCCGCCACCGGCATCATGACCACCGACACCCTGCCCAAGGGCGCCAGCCGCCAGTTCCAGGTGGACGGCGTGACCGTCACCGTGACCGGCATCAGCAAGGGCGCCGGCATGATCAAGCCGAACATGGCCACCATGTTGGGCTACGTCGCCACCGACGCCAAGGTCTCCCGGGGCCTGCTGCAGGACCTGCTGGCCGATGCCGCCAACCGCTCCTTCAACCGCATCACCATCGATGGCGACACCTCCACCAACGACTGCTGCATGCTGGTGGCCACCGGCCGCGCGGCCATGGCGGAAATCGCCCAGCCCAGTGGCGAAGCCTTCGAGCAACTGCGCGAGGCGGTCTTCGCGGTGTTCGCCGAACTGGCCCAGGCCATCGTGCGCGACGGCGAGGGTGCCACCAAGTTCGTCACCGTGCAGGTCAACGGCGGCGCCAATGCCCAGGAGTGCCTGGACGTCGGCTACGCCGTCGCCCATTCGCCGCTGATCAAGACCGCGCTGTTCGCCTCCGATCCCAACTGGGGCCGTATCCTCGCCGCCGTCGGCCGCGCCGGGGTGCCCAACCTGGACGTCAGCCTGATCGACGTCTTCCTGGGTGGCGTGCAGATCTGCCATCGGGGTGGTCGCGCCGAGTCCTACACCGAAGAGCAGGGCGCACGGGTCATGGCCCAGGCGGAGATCGAGATTCGCATCGAGCTGGGTCGCGGTAGCCACCAAGAGACCATCTGGACCACCGACCTGTCCCACGACTATGTGAAGATCAACGCCGAGTACCGTACCTGACCGGCCGTACCTGACCGGCGCTATGGCGTGCGGCAGCCCCGCACGCCTGCTGTGGCCTTGATGGCTGCATCGTTTCGAGGAATCCCGCATGTCCCAGCTGCAACTCGTGATCGGCAACAAGAACTTCTCCTCCTGGTCGCTGCGTGCCTGGCTGGCCATGGAACTCAGCGGCGCCCCCTATGAAGAGGTGTCGATCCCGCTCTACACCCCCAACAGCCGATCCCTGCTCAAGGCCCAGTCGCCTACCGGCAAGGTGCCGGTGCTCAAGCTGGCCGAGGGGACCATCTGGGATTCGCTGGCCATCGTCGAATACCTGGCCGAAGCCTATCCCGACGCCGGCCTCTGGCCCGCCGAGACCCTGGCCCGCGCCCATGCCCGGGCGCTGTGCGCCGAGATGCACAGTGGCTTTCTCGCCCTGCGCCGCGAGCTGCCCATGGATCTGCGGCGCCGCCAGCGCCTGAAGTCGACCACGGCCGAGGCGGTGGAAGACATCCAGCGCATCCAACGGCTGTGGCGCGAGTGCCGCGAGCGTTATGGTGAGCAGGGCCCCTATCTGTTCGGCACCCCGACCATCGCCGATGCCTTCTATGCTCCGGTGGCGAGCCGCTTCCGCAGCTATGGCGTCGAGTTGTCGGCCGAGGCGGCCGCCTATGTCGAGACCATCTACGCCTGGCCGGCTTTCCAGCGCTGGCTGGCGGAGGCCGAAACGGAGGAACAGGACGCATGAGTCGTCTGCATGTCGTTGCCGCGGTGATCCGCAATCCCCAGGGACAGATCCTCATTGCCCAGCGTCCGGCGCACAAGCACCAGGGCGGGTTGTGGGAATTTCCCGGTGGCAAGGTCGAGGCCGGCGAGGCCCCGGCCGCTGCCCTGGCGCGTGAGCTGGTCGAAGAATTGGGCATCCAGGTGACGGCGGCCCGACCGCTGTTGCAGGTGCGCCATGACTATCCCGACCAGGCGGTGCTGCTGGACGTCTGGCAGGTGGACGCCTTTACCGGCGAAGCCTATGGCGCCGAAGGCCAGCCGCTGGCCTGGGTCGCCCCGCGCGAACTCGCCGGCTACGACTTCCCGGCGGCCAATAGACCCATCGTCCAGGCGGCGCGGCTGCCGGAGCGCTACCTCATCACGCCTGGTGAGTTGACCACCGCGGAATTGCTCAATGGGCTGCATCGGGCGCTGGACAGCGGCATCCGCCTGGTCCAGTTGCGCACGCCGGACAACTTCGATCCGCAGTACCGTGACCTGGCGGGTGACGTCCAGGGCCTCTGCACCGGTCGCGCCCAATTGATGCTCAAGGGGCCGCTGGAATGGCTGGGCGATTTCCCCGCCGCCGGTTGGCACCTGACCGCCGCCCAACTGCGTCTATATGCGCCCAATGGCCGGCCCTTCCCGGAGCAACGCCTGCTGGCCGCTTCCTGCCACGACGCTGAGGAACTGGCCCTGGCCCAGCAGATGGGCGTGGATTTCGTCACCCTGTCGCCGGTGATGCCCACCGCCAGCCATCCGGGCGCTCCGACCCTGGGCTGGGTCAAGGCCCAGCAATTGCTGGCCGACTGCAACCTGCCGGCCTACCTGCTGGGCGGCCTGGGCGACGAGGATCTCACCGGGGCCTGGCAGGCCGGCGCCCAGGGCGTGGCGGCGATCCGCGCGTTCTGGCCCACCTCCGCGTAGGTTGGGTTGAGCGCGAGCGAAGCCCAACGGTGCCTGGCTCGGCTGCGCTCCGTTGGGCTTTGACGATGGAGCCGTCTCAACCCAACCTACGAAAACCACATGAAAACCTACAGCCGCGGATAGTCGATATAGCCCACCGGGCCCTTGCTGTAGAAGGTATCCGGGCGCGGCTCGTTCAGCTCGGTGTCCTGCTCCAGGCGTTGCGGCAGGTCCGGGTTGGCGATGAAGGGCACGCCGAAGGCCACGGCATCGGCCTTGCCTTCCGCCAACCAGGCATTGGCCTTGGCCTTGTCGAACTTCTCGTTGGCGATGTACACGCCGCCGAAGGCCGCCTTGAGCTGCGGGCCCAGGCTGTCGCTGCCGGCCGCTTCGCGGATGCAGATGAAGGCCACCTGGCGCTTGCCCAGTTCGCGAGCGACATGGCCGAAGGTGGCGGCCGGATCGCTGTCACCCATGGTGTGCATGTCGCCACGGGTGGACAGGTGCACGCCGACGCGATCGGCGCCCCAGACCTCGATGCAGGCGTCGGTCACTTCCAGCAGCAGCCGGGCGCGATGCTCGATGGAGCCGCCGTAGGCATCGCTGCGCTGGTTGGTGTCGCTCTGCAGGAACTGGTCGAGCAGATAGCCGTTGGCCCCGTGGACCTCGACGCCGTCGAAGCCGGCGCGCTTGGCGTTCTCGGCGCCACGCCGGTAGGCGGCGACGATCCCCGAAATTTCTTCCGTCTCCAGCGCCCGCGGGGTGACATAGTCACGCTTGGGGCGCAGCAGGCTGACATGGCCCTGGGCAGGGATGGCGCTCGGCGCCACCGGCAGCTCGCCATCGAGATAGCTGGGGTCGGAGATACGACCCACGTGCCAGAGTTGCAGCACGATGCGGCCACCGGCCTTGTGCACGGCGGTGGTTACCCGCTGCCAGCCAGCCACCTGCTCGTCGGACCAGATGCCGGGGGTATCGGGATAACCCACGCCCATGGGGTCGACCGAGGTGGCCTCGGTGATGATCAGGCCGGCGGCAGCGCGTTGCACGTAGTACTCGACCATCAGGTCGCCCGGGACCCGGCCCGGTTCGGCACGACAGCGGGTGAGGGGCGCCATGATGACGCGGTTGGGCAGTTCCAGGGCGCCGATCTTGATCGGGTCGAACAGCTGAGTCATGGCTAGCTCTCTTGGTTAACTGGCGGTCGCCAGGCCGCTCTTGCGGGCCTGGCTGGCGGTCAGCAGGGTGGCGATGAGGGCCAGCAGGGCGAGCCCGCTGGCGGCGAGGGGTACCGCGGTGAGACCCAGCCCGTGGTCGATCACCAGGCCGCCGACCCAGGCGCCGAGGGCGTTGCCCACGTTGAAGGCGCCGATATTGAGGGTCGAGACCAGATTCGGCGCATCCTTGCCGAAGGTGACCACGTTGATCTGCAGGGCCGGCACGGCGGCGAAGGCGGCCGCGGCCCACAGGAAGAGGGTGATCTCGGCCGGCAGGAAGGCGTGGCCGGTCCAGCGCAGGGCGGCGGAGGTCAGCGCCAGGGCGACGAAGATGCCCACCAGGCTGGTGGCCAGCCGCCAATCGGCCAGGCGACCACCGATGAAGTTACCCAGGGTCAGCCCCAGGCCGATCAACAGCAGGGTGCCGGTCACGCCACGCGGCGAGACGCCGGTCACCTCCTGCAGCAGGGGCGCGACATAGGTGAAGAGGGCGAACATGGAGGCGGCGAAGAACACCGTCATCGACAGCGCCAGCCAGAAGCCGAGGCCGCGCAGGGCGAGCAATTCCTGGCGCAGGTCGGCGCGGGTCTGGTTGCGGTCGGCGGGCAGCACGCGCCATAGACCGAACAGGGCCACCACGCCGATGGCCGCCACGGCCCAGAAGGTCGA
The window above is part of the Pseudomonas oryzihabitans genome. Proteins encoded here:
- the argJ gene encoding bifunctional glutamate N-acetyltransferase/amino-acid acetyltransferase ArgJ; translation: MAVGLGPLSTLHPVPGFELGIASAGIKRPGRKDVVVMRCAEGSSVAGVFTLNAFCAAPVIIARQRFAGPVRYLLTNTGNANAGTGQSGLAAAERTTKTLATLASVGEEAVLPFSTGVIGEPLPVEKIEAALPVALADLAEDNWAAAATGIMTTDTLPKGASRQFQVDGVTVTVTGISKGAGMIKPNMATMLGYVATDAKVSRGLLQDLLADAANRSFNRITIDGDTSTNDCCMLVATGRAAMAEIAQPSGEAFEQLREAVFAVFAELAQAIVRDGEGATKFVTVQVNGGANAQECLDVGYAVAHSPLIKTALFASDPNWGRILAAVGRAGVPNLDVSLIDVFLGGVQICHRGGRAESYTEEQGARVMAQAEIEIRIELGRGSHQETIWTTDLSHDYVKINAEYRT
- a CDS encoding MFS transporter, which translates into the protein MPASLIVLALSAFAIGTTEFVIMGLLPNVAADLGVSIPSAGWLVTGYALGVAIGAPFMALATAHWPRKRALLALMGIFIVGNLLCAVASGYHMLMLARVVTALCHGAFFGIGAVVAASLVPENRRASAVALMFTGLTLANVLGVPLGTALGQAAGWRSTFWAVAAIGVVALFGLWRVLPADRNQTRADLRQELLALRGLGFWLALSMTVFFAASMFALFTYVAPLLQEVTGVSPRGVTGTLLLIGLGLTLGNFIGGRLADWRLATSLVGIFVALALTSAALRWTGHAFLPAEITLFLWAAAAFAAVPALQINVVTFGKDAPNLVSTLNIGAFNVGNALGAWVGGLVIDHGLGLTAVPLAASGLALLALIATLLTASQARKSGLATAS
- a CDS encoding Nudix family hydrolase — protein: MSRLHVVAAVIRNPQGQILIAQRPAHKHQGGLWEFPGGKVEAGEAPAAALARELVEELGIQVTAARPLLQVRHDYPDQAVLLDVWQVDAFTGEAYGAEGQPLAWVAPRELAGYDFPAANRPIVQAARLPERYLITPGELTTAELLNGLHRALDSGIRLVQLRTPDNFDPQYRDLAGDVQGLCTGRAQLMLKGPLEWLGDFPAAGWHLTAAQLRLYAPNGRPFPEQRLLAASCHDAEELALAQQMGVDFVTLSPVMPTASHPGAPTLGWVKAQQLLADCNLPAYLLGGLGDEDLTGAWQAGAQGVAAIRAFWPTSA
- a CDS encoding alkene reductase, whose translation is MTQLFDPIKIGALELPNRVIMAPLTRCRAEPGRVPGDLMVEYYVQRAAAGLIITEATSVDPMGVGYPDTPGIWSDEQVAGWQRVTTAVHKAGGRIVLQLWHVGRISDPSYLDGELPVAPSAIPAQGHVSLLRPKRDYVTPRALETEEISGIVAAYRRGAENAKRAGFDGVEVHGANGYLLDQFLQSDTNQRSDAYGGSIEHRARLLLEVTDACIEVWGADRVGVHLSTRGDMHTMGDSDPAATFGHVARELGKRQVAFICIREAAGSDSLGPQLKAAFGGVYIANEKFDKAKANAWLAEGKADAVAFGVPFIANPDLPQRLEQDTELNEPRPDTFYSKGPVGYIDYPRL
- a CDS encoding glutathione S-transferase family protein — its product is MSQLQLVIGNKNFSSWSLRAWLAMELSGAPYEEVSIPLYTPNSRSLLKAQSPTGKVPVLKLAEGTIWDSLAIVEYLAEAYPDAGLWPAETLARAHARALCAEMHSGFLALRRELPMDLRRRQRLKSTTAEAVEDIQRIQRLWRECRERYGEQGPYLFGTPTIADAFYAPVASRFRSYGVELSAEAAAYVETIYAWPAFQRWLAEAETEEQDA
- the secA gene encoding preprotein translocase subunit SecA, whose protein sequence is MFAPLLKKFFGSKNERDVKRLGKVVVATNALESQIASLSDEQLRAKTEEFKQRVAKGESLDALMPEAFAVVREAGKRVMGMRHFDVQLIGGAALHEGKIAEMRTGEGKTLVGTLPVYLNALSGKGVHVVTVNDYLARRDANWMRPLYEFLGLSVGIILPFQPPEEKRAAYASDITYGTNNEFGFDYLRDNMAFSLAEKYQRELNFAVVDEVDSILIDEARTPLIISGQAEDSSELYQKINQLIPRLKQHIEEEEGNPTQVGHYTIDEKTRQVEITELGHQYIEEMLTDTGLLAEGESLYSAHNLGLLTHVFAGLRAHTLFHRNVEYIVQQDQVLLIDEHTGRTMPGRRLSEGLHQAIEAKEGLPIQPESQTLASTTFQNYFRLYNKLGGMTGTADTEAFEFRQIYNLDVLVIPTHRAIARKDFNDLVYLTQAEKYQAIIEDVKQCQAQGRPVLVGTASIESSEYVDQLLTQAGIEHKVLNAKYHEREAEIIAQAGRPGAVTIATNMAGRGTDILLGGNWEVEVAALENPTEEQIAAIKAAWQERHKQVIDAGGLHVIASERHESRRIDNQLRGRAGRQGDPGSSRFYLSLEDNLMRIFASDRVKNFMKALGMQGGEAIEHRMVTNAIEKAQRKVEGRNFDIRKQLLEYDDVANEQRKVIYHMRDTLLANEDVGDTIQGFREETLTQVINEHIPPQSLPEQWDIPGLEAEIYSVFGLQLPIGQWLDEDDKLYEDTLRVKILQQLEAAYMEKEDLAGREALRNFEKQMLLRVVDDLWKDHLTTMDHLRHGIHLRGYAQKNPKQEYKRESFTLFQELLDSIKRDTIRVLSHVQVRREDPAEEEERMRREAEALAQRMQFQHAEAPSLVDPEVIGEEPGEDTVVPLQPQRNDQKIGRNEPCPCGSGKKYKQCHGKLD